The Megachile rotundata isolate GNS110a chromosome 3, iyMegRotu1, whole genome shotgun sequence genome includes a window with the following:
- the LOC105662889 gene encoding uncharacterized protein LOC105662889: MDFPVKTEEFPCNELMKTLERNVAILKIENQYNLKISYELETKLTWFNNISRGLADKLDSLWKLSEAHHPAGNEIKQFADQISYSWTSMNRQICEKYSKIRMASRMLHGVPLSLILDKVKKEIILLKLSLNINESIHSQEYILKGYKLIAESEELICSLEKCDSKLQQYLSITNITPYLIKLESTIDKYVTNVELLPTKKSFISDLNIFSFVTKLLTGELLGHEYVDPNYVLMENVPKKPVFIIKNIKRKTIYSHFPT; encoded by the exons ATGGATTTTCCAGTGAAAACAGAAGAATTTCCCTGCAATGAACTGATGAAAACGCTCGAAAGAAAT gtagcaattttaaaaatagaaaatcagtataatttaaaaatcagttATGAATTGGAAACTAAACTCACGTGGTTCAATAATATATCACGTGGCCTTGCGGATAAACTTGATTCCTTATGGAAATTATCCGAAGCACACCATCCAGCAGGAAATGAAATAAAGCAATTTGCAGATCAAATTTCATATTCATGGACTTCTATGAATCGACAG ATTTgcgaaaaatattctaaaattcgaaTGGCCAGTCGAATGTTGCATGGTGTACCGTTATCACTGATTTTGGATAAAGtaaagaaagaaattattttattaaagctATCATTAAACATTAATGAATCTATTCATAGTCAAGAATATATTCTAAAAGGATATAAATTAATTGCTGAAAGTGAAGAACTTATATGTAGTTTAGAAAAGTGTGATAGTAAG TTACAACAATATTTGTCGATAACAAATATTACTCCATATCTTATTAAATTAGAATCTACAATAGATAAATATGTCACTAATGTTGAATTGTTGCCTACAAAAAAATCGTTCATatctgatttaaatattttttcatttgttacaaaattattaactggTGAATTGCTAGGTCATGAATATGTTGATCCTAATTATGTTCTAATGGAAAATGTTCCGAAAAAACcagtttttattatcaaaaatattaaacgtaaaacaatttattctcaTTTTCCAACATGA
- the scny gene encoding ubiquitin specific peptidase 36 isoform X2, with protein sequence MPAVSICDPVAATLCRSLETSQPKTSEDLSSCLVNSASRILQSEIQYKEVDDYQTTILDQLKAKYIVLSLPNSDNSDDKTKDGINCIKRNEKASKGPSLPEPSVVLYPSKKVSLGWKGTFPVGAGMYNVGNTCYLNSTLQALFHIPALVNWLLSDSHHTSKCEQNDGGGECLTCAVAKTLQFSHQKSGCAIKPFYIYNKLKLICRTMVPGQQEDAHEFLRYLLEGMEKAYLTRHKASKLDSYSKETTPINQIFGGYIRTEVKCLQCRHVSTTFQHFQDLLVDIRKASTLDEALTSYFSREQLDNNDYKCEACKKRVPATKQFSLERPPKVLCVQLKRFSVLGGKISKHIGFKQSIDMGPYLWREPGEPIQPLTYKLMSIVTHMGPSVNCGHYTAVAKVSTGQYYSFDDSCVRPISLSNMLSTNAYIMIFEMEQQTPSQVQTQQTVKLNGTVTVNNTISSPGSPKNKTVTPKPSTSGIISLNGSINGTLLNKDNTGHSETTSQVSLNKSTMLQFTSQKSPNFIGPQLPQKLQDKSQPRLIMHIKNGKILNGNSLVPYDGSSEEEDINSIVPLKNHTNSSTTPKTNTSTGTTNGTSKNSAIKNNLPKTILSSKETQKSTSKTNGGNNITQNQNTITQCMKTQNGSSVSINPITYQNGKTEANGKTESSSTNKSKLHQSVRTKVTQEEKVVTKATNSSMKGWQVSKDTFSPTSTAVPNGWSVTDKEDVNKANQNNTTPSVAALRDFNGTNRSETLSHLLKMSHRGYGSSSVVNWNGNRTHLDREVDNDRREERKRHFNADDEEIDRGRVKKVKDHRIYEDRINTGYNPFQEYQNSKTWNRSSGGYYRKHYYDTSTHARPRHGRNYRPQHYRYHNHSRGHWQRG encoded by the exons ATGCCTGCTGTAAGCATATGTGACCCTGTTGCGGCTACACTGTGTCGTTCTTTGGAGACTAGTCAGCCCAAAACATCCGAAGATTTATCTTCATGTTTGGTCAACAGTGCATCTAGAATTCTTCAGTCAGAAATTCAATACAAAGAAGTAGATGATTATCAAACAACAATTTTGGATCAACTTAAAGCTAAATATATTGTATTGAGCTTACCAAATTCTGACAATTCTGACGATAAAACAAAGGAtggaataaattgtataaaaagaaatgaaaaagcaAGTAAGGGACCCAGTTTGCCAGAACCAAGTGTTGTTTTATATCCTTCCAAGAAAGTTAGTCTAGGTTGGAAAGGCACATTTCCAGTTGGAGCTGGCATGTACAACGTTGGAAATACTTGTTATTTAAACAGCACTCTTCAAGCTCTGTTTCATATACCAGCACTCGTTAACTGGTTATTATCAGATTCACATCATACATCAAAGTGTGAACAAAATG ATGGAGGTGGAGAGTGTCTTACATGCGCAGTGGCAAAAACTTTACAATTTAGTCATCAAAAATCAGGATGTGCTATTAAACCATTTTACATATACAACAAGTTAAAGC ttatttgTCGAACCATGGTGCCAGGACAGCAGGAGGATGCACATGAGTTTTTACGTTATTTATTGGAAGGCATGGAAAAAGCTTATTTAACAAGACATAAAGCGAGCAAATTAGACAGTTATTCTAAAGAAACTACACctattaatcaaatttttggTGGCTATATCCGAACTGAAGTAAAATGCCTACAGTGTCGGCATGTTTCCACtacatttcaacattttcaa gACTTATTAGTAGACATTCGTAAAGCAAGTACTTTAGATGAAGCACTAACTAGTTACTTTAGTCGTGAACAACTAGATAACAATGACTATAAATGTGAAGCTTGTAAAAAAAGAGTTCCTGCTACAAAACAGTTTAGCTTAGAACGACCTCCCAAAGTGCTTTGTGTACAATTAAAGAGATTCAGCGTTCTAGGAggaaaaatatcaaaacataTAGGATTTAAGCAGTCTATAGATATGGGCCCTTATCTTTGGAGAGAACCTGGAGAACCCATACAACCACTTACATATAAACTTATGTCAATAGTTACACATATGGGTCCATCTGTAAATTGCGGGCATTACACAGCAGTTGCTAAAGTTTCAACAGGCCAATATTATTCATTTGATGATTCTTGT GTTCGTCCAATTAGTTTAAGTAATATGTTGAGTACAAATGCATATATAATGATCTTTGAAATGGAACAACAAACACCATCTCAGGTTCAAACTCAGcaaactgtaaaattaaatGGTACAGTGACTGTAAACAATACAATATCTTCGCCCGGAAGTCCAAAGAATAAAACTGTAACCCCTAAACCGTCAACGTCTGGAATAATTTCACTAAATGGGTCAATCAATGGTACATTACTTAATAAGGACAATACGGGGCATTCAGAAACAACTTCGCAAGTATCATTAAACAAGAGTACTATGCTTCAATTTACCTCACAAAAAAGCCCAAATTTTATTGGGCCACAGTTACCACAAAAATTGCAAGATAAATCTCAACCAAGATTAATTATGCAtattaaaaatggaaaaattttaaatggaaATAGTTTAGTTCCTTATGATGGATCTAGTGAAGAAGAGGATATTAATTCCATTGTACCATTAAAGAATCATACTAATTCAAGCACTACACCAAAAACGAACACATCTACTGGTACTACTAATGGTACTTCCAAAAAttctgcaataaaaaataatttaccaaAAACAATTCTTAGTTCAAAAGAAACACAGAAATCTACATCGAAAACAAATGGTGGCAATAATATAACTCAGAACCAAAATACCATAACACAATGTATGAAAACTCAAAATGGTTCAAGTGTTAGTATCAATCCAATAACGTATCAAAACGGTAAAACAGAAGCAAATGGTAAGACAGAGAGTAGTAGTACCAATAAAAGTAAATTGCATCAATCTGTTAGAACGAAAGTAACACAAGAGGAGAAGGTAGTTACAAAAGCTACAAATAGTAGTATGAAAGGTTGGCAAGTTTCAAAAGATACATTTTCTCCTACGTCTACTGCAGTACCCAACGGATGGTCCGTGACTGATAA AGAAGATGTAAACAAGGCTAATCAAAACAATACCACACCTAGCGTTGCAGCGTTAAGAGATTTTAATGGAACAAATCGTTCCGAAACACTTTCACATTTATTAAAGATGTCCCATCGTGGTTACGGCAGTTCTTCGG TTGTAAATTGGAACGGTAACAGGACACATTTAGATAGAGAAGTTGACAATGATAGACGAGAAGAACGTAAACGTCACTTCAATGCAGATGACGAAGAAATAGATCGAGGTAGagtaaaaaaagtaaaagatCATCGAATATATGAAGACAGAATCAATACTGGGTATAATCCTTTTCAAGAGTATCAAAATAGCAAAACATGGAACCGATCTTCCGGTGGTTATTACCGGAAACATTATTACGATACTTCTACTCATGCTCGACCACGGCATGGTAGAAATTATAGGCCTCAACATTATAGATATCATAATCATTCTCGCGGACATTGGCAAAGaggataa
- the scny gene encoding ubiquitin specific peptidase 36 isoform X1, with protein MPAVSICDPVAATLCRSLETSQPKTSEDLSSCLVNSASRILQSEIQYKEVDDYQTTILDQLKAKYIVLSLPNSDNSDDKTKDGINCIKRNEKASKGPSLPEPSVVLYPSKKVSLGWKGTFPVGAGMYNVGNTCYLNSTLQALFHIPALVNWLLSDSHHTSKCEQNVLDGGGECLTCAVAKTLQFSHQKSGCAIKPFYIYNKLKLICRTMVPGQQEDAHEFLRYLLEGMEKAYLTRHKASKLDSYSKETTPINQIFGGYIRTEVKCLQCRHVSTTFQHFQDLLVDIRKASTLDEALTSYFSREQLDNNDYKCEACKKRVPATKQFSLERPPKVLCVQLKRFSVLGGKISKHIGFKQSIDMGPYLWREPGEPIQPLTYKLMSIVTHMGPSVNCGHYTAVAKVSTGQYYSFDDSCVRPISLSNMLSTNAYIMIFEMEQQTPSQVQTQQTVKLNGTVTVNNTISSPGSPKNKTVTPKPSTSGIISLNGSINGTLLNKDNTGHSETTSQVSLNKSTMLQFTSQKSPNFIGPQLPQKLQDKSQPRLIMHIKNGKILNGNSLVPYDGSSEEEDINSIVPLKNHTNSSTTPKTNTSTGTTNGTSKNSAIKNNLPKTILSSKETQKSTSKTNGGNNITQNQNTITQCMKTQNGSSVSINPITYQNGKTEANGKTESSSTNKSKLHQSVRTKVTQEEKVVTKATNSSMKGWQVSKDTFSPTSTAVPNGWSVTDKEDVNKANQNNTTPSVAALRDFNGTNRSETLSHLLKMSHRGYGSSSVVNWNGNRTHLDREVDNDRREERKRHFNADDEEIDRGRVKKVKDHRIYEDRINTGYNPFQEYQNSKTWNRSSGGYYRKHYYDTSTHARPRHGRNYRPQHYRYHNHSRGHWQRG; from the exons ATGCCTGCTGTAAGCATATGTGACCCTGTTGCGGCTACACTGTGTCGTTCTTTGGAGACTAGTCAGCCCAAAACATCCGAAGATTTATCTTCATGTTTGGTCAACAGTGCATCTAGAATTCTTCAGTCAGAAATTCAATACAAAGAAGTAGATGATTATCAAACAACAATTTTGGATCAACTTAAAGCTAAATATATTGTATTGAGCTTACCAAATTCTGACAATTCTGACGATAAAACAAAGGAtggaataaattgtataaaaagaaatgaaaaagcaAGTAAGGGACCCAGTTTGCCAGAACCAAGTGTTGTTTTATATCCTTCCAAGAAAGTTAGTCTAGGTTGGAAAGGCACATTTCCAGTTGGAGCTGGCATGTACAACGTTGGAAATACTTGTTATTTAAACAGCACTCTTCAAGCTCTGTTTCATATACCAGCACTCGTTAACTGGTTATTATCAGATTCACATCATACATCAAAGTGTGAACAAAATG TTTTAGATGGAGGTGGAGAGTGTCTTACATGCGCAGTGGCAAAAACTTTACAATTTAGTCATCAAAAATCAGGATGTGCTATTAAACCATTTTACATATACAACAAGTTAAAGC ttatttgTCGAACCATGGTGCCAGGACAGCAGGAGGATGCACATGAGTTTTTACGTTATTTATTGGAAGGCATGGAAAAAGCTTATTTAACAAGACATAAAGCGAGCAAATTAGACAGTTATTCTAAAGAAACTACACctattaatcaaatttttggTGGCTATATCCGAACTGAAGTAAAATGCCTACAGTGTCGGCATGTTTCCACtacatttcaacattttcaa gACTTATTAGTAGACATTCGTAAAGCAAGTACTTTAGATGAAGCACTAACTAGTTACTTTAGTCGTGAACAACTAGATAACAATGACTATAAATGTGAAGCTTGTAAAAAAAGAGTTCCTGCTACAAAACAGTTTAGCTTAGAACGACCTCCCAAAGTGCTTTGTGTACAATTAAAGAGATTCAGCGTTCTAGGAggaaaaatatcaaaacataTAGGATTTAAGCAGTCTATAGATATGGGCCCTTATCTTTGGAGAGAACCTGGAGAACCCATACAACCACTTACATATAAACTTATGTCAATAGTTACACATATGGGTCCATCTGTAAATTGCGGGCATTACACAGCAGTTGCTAAAGTTTCAACAGGCCAATATTATTCATTTGATGATTCTTGT GTTCGTCCAATTAGTTTAAGTAATATGTTGAGTACAAATGCATATATAATGATCTTTGAAATGGAACAACAAACACCATCTCAGGTTCAAACTCAGcaaactgtaaaattaaatGGTACAGTGACTGTAAACAATACAATATCTTCGCCCGGAAGTCCAAAGAATAAAACTGTAACCCCTAAACCGTCAACGTCTGGAATAATTTCACTAAATGGGTCAATCAATGGTACATTACTTAATAAGGACAATACGGGGCATTCAGAAACAACTTCGCAAGTATCATTAAACAAGAGTACTATGCTTCAATTTACCTCACAAAAAAGCCCAAATTTTATTGGGCCACAGTTACCACAAAAATTGCAAGATAAATCTCAACCAAGATTAATTATGCAtattaaaaatggaaaaattttaaatggaaATAGTTTAGTTCCTTATGATGGATCTAGTGAAGAAGAGGATATTAATTCCATTGTACCATTAAAGAATCATACTAATTCAAGCACTACACCAAAAACGAACACATCTACTGGTACTACTAATGGTACTTCCAAAAAttctgcaataaaaaataatttaccaaAAACAATTCTTAGTTCAAAAGAAACACAGAAATCTACATCGAAAACAAATGGTGGCAATAATATAACTCAGAACCAAAATACCATAACACAATGTATGAAAACTCAAAATGGTTCAAGTGTTAGTATCAATCCAATAACGTATCAAAACGGTAAAACAGAAGCAAATGGTAAGACAGAGAGTAGTAGTACCAATAAAAGTAAATTGCATCAATCTGTTAGAACGAAAGTAACACAAGAGGAGAAGGTAGTTACAAAAGCTACAAATAGTAGTATGAAAGGTTGGCAAGTTTCAAAAGATACATTTTCTCCTACGTCTACTGCAGTACCCAACGGATGGTCCGTGACTGATAA AGAAGATGTAAACAAGGCTAATCAAAACAATACCACACCTAGCGTTGCAGCGTTAAGAGATTTTAATGGAACAAATCGTTCCGAAACACTTTCACATTTATTAAAGATGTCCCATCGTGGTTACGGCAGTTCTTCGG TTGTAAATTGGAACGGTAACAGGACACATTTAGATAGAGAAGTTGACAATGATAGACGAGAAGAACGTAAACGTCACTTCAATGCAGATGACGAAGAAATAGATCGAGGTAGagtaaaaaaagtaaaagatCATCGAATATATGAAGACAGAATCAATACTGGGTATAATCCTTTTCAAGAGTATCAAAATAGCAAAACATGGAACCGATCTTCCGGTGGTTATTACCGGAAACATTATTACGATACTTCTACTCATGCTCGACCACGGCATGGTAGAAATTATAGGCCTCAACATTATAGATATCATAATCATTCTCGCGGACATTGGCAAAGaggataa